The nucleotide sequence CTTGGAACCAGTTCTTGTAGAGCCCTGATTCTTTCTGCTATTCTTTCTTTGCGCAACTGTAACCATAATGTAACGTGAAGAACTGAGCTACAAAATAAACACCCCGTCTTTAAATTTTAACACCATAACCAGCAGACAGCATATATTTGTGCAAATATCCCAAAGCTCACCCGTTCAGCTATGCTGTGTGGGTCTGTAGCCTGTCCTCTTCTAGCCCGCACCCTAGGACGCATTGTTGGAGGATGTGGAGCTGCCGGAATAGTAGTAGGCATTGGTTGGCCATGAAAAACCTGTTAAAAGATTACAGATGATCAGGGGGGCCAAAATAAGGGGGGTGAGGAAACTAAAACAGCAACTCCTCCTCTGCCTCTCAGTGATCACAGCAGTATGGAGAAGGTGTAAATAAACTTGCACTAAATCGTAATCCTGAAATGTTCAAACCATTTTATCAAAATTTGTAACACCAACTTACACCTATAAGTCAACACCTACAACAATGATTCAACAATAATAGTCAGCACAAGTGCAGAGTTTATCAATAGCTAGTTGCTCAAATCAAGAAGCACTGAAGCACACACTGCAACAAGTTTTTTCCCCTGCTGTCTGACCTCGAATAGAGGggaaaagaaaaaccaaagatGACCATCCTGAAACAATAATTTGGTTTCCATAACAGCCATGGAATAACCCTGCCTTGCtctttattttttcaaaactacAACATGCTTTCTTTCCCAACATCATTTTCAAGGAATTTCGAAAGTgattctaattagttaaaaaacTGCCACATGCAATTGTATTTTAGTTCCAGTTCGGAACTCAAAACCCtgccttgaaaaaaaaaacaaatattgaATGCATTTGAGCTAATTTTCTGTTACGCaaagcgagagagagagagagagggacagGGTGTTTACATTCTTAGCTCTGGCATCAAGGACGTCGTCGCGAAAGCGCTTGCCGCTACCGGAGGCCTCTTCCGGTGGCTTCAAGAAGCCTACTCCTGGTGCTGCTGCTCCATCGGCTCCTTTCCCTTGGTCCAAGCTGAGACCTAGCTGGTAAAGACAAATGCAAAAGTAGCATGTCTAGTAGTATTTTTCCCACATTCCAATCTTTAATCCATTTTCAAATCATAGTTTTTTCAAATATCTGACCTAAAGATATGctttgatcatcaatggtgcACAAGCTGATTATGCTCTCACCTCAGTAGATTGTTGGAAAGCAGTAGCCTCCCTCAGGTAGATGCCCCGTGAAGAAGGATCTACAATCAGTAATCATGAGCATAAGGgaattaatatttttcttaagTTTTCCCTTGTGTCCAATTGAATTAATATTTCAATGAACAAAAATTTTTATCGTTGTTGTGAAAGCCAATACTCTTTTCCCTAACTTATTCCAGTTTTTACTTGTGTCTTATCATGAGCATTCTAATTCTTAATAAATAACAGAATATCAGAAACAATTTCCCCCAAATGAGTTAGTTATTTATAAGTACAAAACAGGCAAAAAAATAATCTGTTAAACCACGCATCTTCATCAACAACAGCATGCATGTTATCAAATCACAAttcataaacccatatttcacagATTAAAACCCCCAAATTAAAACCCCTAAAATCGGAACCCTAAACCTCTGAAATTGCAGAACCAAATAGAAATCAATAAATACATACTTAACGATGTGAGCACATACTCAAAAAGAAACTATTTCCTAAGTGTGCATTATTTGACTGCCTATGCAATTGGGtaggaaaaaaaaatcatatatatttttaatatatttcaaGAGTCCATACAGTTGAACCAATTAAATGCTAACTAAGAGatggaaataaataaatagcatgtATGTTCATCAACAATACATGGGTTGTtcatcaaatcacaattcacaattGCATGTAAACCAGATAAAAAATCcccaaattaaaaaccctaaaattggaaCCCTAACCACCCAAATTTCAGAACCATACAGAAATCTATAGATACCTTCTCGACGATGTGAGCGCAGAGAGACGAGCTGAGCGCAGAGAGGATGAGCTGAGGGCAGAGACGACGATGGTGAGGGCGCAGCTAACGATCAATTCAGGAGGGCGCAGCTGACGATCAATGCAGGAGGGCGCAGCTGACCATGAGTGGCGAAGTcgtgagtggtgagtggtgagtggggACGGTGAGTGGCGAAGGTGAGAGGTGAGGGCACGAAAGGTTTCTCTGATGGGGAATCGAAGGTGAGGGTGCGATATGATCAGTGTGCTTTGGGAGGAAAGGGTAAAAAAATCCCTAAGTGTGCTTTGGAGAGCTGTGTCAATGCCTCCCTTGAAAGAACATATTTGTGTTGGTGGAGCCCTAGCAGCGGCGGTGGAGCTTCAGCGGCGACAGAGCacccctttcttctctcttccattgtgttttctctcttccttgagctctctttctctctctcactggCATTCGATGACGACGGCGGCAGAGCGTATTTGGAGTTTAATTTCTGGCGACACCGATGGTTCTTGAGTGGATAGTGCGACGGCAGAACGTATCTGGGGTTTGATGAGATAGGCGACAAAGTGTTGGTGGTGACAAGTTGGGTGAATTCTGAGCTTTGGAGGGAAAATTTTTACTAAGTGTGAGCTTACAGAGTGTGTGTGCTTACACCGATAAAAAGTTAATAGGGAAATtaaaaaatttactaagtgtCAAATTTTTTGCTCTAAAAagattaggcatcacttttaaaatgtacccaaaacttaataaataggctactTTCTAAAAGCGTTCCTTTTGATACaaaaagtgaacctatagatatcaacctacggctacgttttataagtgatttctaaaatacctaaggctacactttttaaatgatgccacaattgtgtatccttttctcttatgaAAAGGCAACatagagaaaagcgtagcctattctatgaataggctacgcttttcaaatgtaggttaaaaaaagtgtggctgaatgggtatttttcttgtagtgttggtatgaagcaagctatggtcatcttgtaaatctcagtcaggctgatatcaaatggttatggagttttcgaaaataaataataatagataaatagaaaagatagaaacacttatgtaattcattggtgggaatttcagataagcgtatagagatgctttcgctcttctgaacttctgctttcctgctgtcttcatccaatcagtcctactcctttccatggcaagctttctgtaagggcatcaccgttgtcaatggctacatccaatcctcttgtgaaaaaggtccaaatgctctgtcacggcacggctaatcatctgaggttctcgatcatactggaacaggattcaccctccttttgcgtctgtcactacgcccagcactcgcgagtttgaagttcgtcacagccatcccttcccagatcctactcgaaataccacagacaaggtttagactttccagatctcaggaatggccatccatggattctaacttataccacgaagatactaataactcggactcggtcccctatattagatatctaagagatattcattctagcttgtttgcatgtagaacggaagtgtttgtcaggcacgcgttcataagtgagaatgatgatgagcgtcacataatcatcacattcatcatgttcttgggNNNNNNNNNNNNNNNNNNNNNNNNNNNNNNNNNNNNNNNNNNNNNNNNNNNNNNNNNNNNNNNNNNNNNNNNNNNNNNNNNNNNNNNNNNNNNNNNNNNNNNNNNNNNNNNNNNNNNNNNNNNNNNNNNNNNNNNNNNNNNNNNNNNNNNNNNNNNNNNNNNNNNNNNNNNNNNNNNNNNNNNNNNNNNNNNNNNNNNNNNNNNNNNNNNNNNNNNNNNNNNNNNNNNNNNNNNNNNNNNNNNNNNNNNNNNNNNNNNNNNNNNNNNNNNNNNNNNNNNNNNNNNNNN is from Arachis ipaensis cultivar K30076 chromosome B01, Araip1.1, whole genome shotgun sequence and encodes:
- the LOC107647796 gene encoding transcription factor UNE12 (The sequence of the model RefSeq protein was modified relative to this genomic sequence to represent the inferred CDS: added 210 bases not found in genome assembly), translated to MANNPSDPPADDFLEQILGLPTFASADHSLAGPDVSALATGAAAPMMLQLNSGDAGPHPLAGGGGFHAPMYQLGLSLDQGKGADGAAAPGVGFLKPPEEASGSGKRFRDDVLDARAKNVFHGQPMPTTIPAAPHPPTMRPRVRARRGQATDPHSIAERLRKERIAERIRALQELVPSVNKTDRTVMLDEIIDLHLFISGTALI